The following are from one region of the Hydrogenimonas sp. SS33 genome:
- a CDS encoding Fis family transcriptional regulator, producing the protein MKVADAARDVAAKTFIAASKPLKEALKSANLLKTLKFNTLISGEPGTGRHTLANLMMPNVPVIDGRDEELYSSLEKNPQLIVEHFESIELLPKFRQAVEKHGTQVVAIAEKGYEGAMRSFFSVHIELPPLKERPEDVPPLAEKFRRETLAQFGEEAEAPFVVDLKRLDLSKNAFSLRRSVVLQYLAWRIGEEELLTINESYIKRRMEEEEDLYRRLLYLYEVPLIRAGTKRYKSQVKMAQLFGLNRNTLRKKINEWKDYLS; encoded by the coding sequence ATGAAGGTTGCGGATGCGGCACGGGATGTGGCTGCTAAAACCTTCATCGCCGCTTCGAAGCCTCTGAAGGAGGCTTTGAAGTCTGCCAACCTCCTCAAAACACTCAAATTTAACACCCTTATCAGCGGTGAACCGGGAACGGGACGCCATACCCTCGCCAACCTCATGATGCCCAATGTCCCCGTCATCGACGGCCGTGACGAAGAGCTCTACAGCTCTTTGGAAAAGAATCCCCAACTCATTGTCGAACATTTCGAGTCGATCGAGCTTCTTCCCAAGTTCCGGCAGGCCGTGGAGAAACACGGCACCCAGGTCGTCGCCATCGCCGAAAAGGGGTACGAAGGGGCGATGCGCAGCTTTTTCAGCGTCCATATCGAGCTGCCGCCCCTGAAAGAGCGGCCCGAGGATGTCCCGCCCCTGGCGGAGAAGTTCCGCCGCGAGACGCTGGCACAGTTCGGCGAGGAGGCGGAGGCACCTTTCGTCGTCGACCTCAAAAGGCTCGACCTTTCGAAAAACGCCTTTTCTTTAAGACGCTCCGTCGTGCTGCAGTATTTGGCGTGGCGTATCGGCGAAGAGGAGTTGCTGACGATCAACGAAAGCTACATTAAGCGGCGGATGGAGGAGGAAGAGGATCTCTACCGCAGGCTGCTCTACCTCTACGAAGTGCCCCTCATCCGTGCCGGCACGAAGCGTTACAAAAGCCAGGTGAAGATGGCGCAACTCTTCGGACTCAACCGCAATACCCTGAGAAAAAAAATCAACGAATGGAAGGATTATCTATCATGA
- a CDS encoding peptidylprolyl isomerase — translation MKIEDNNVVSFNYEVKDAKTGEVVDSNMGQAPLSFITGKNQIIPGLENQMKGMEAGENADILVSAAEAYGEYNPEAVQTMPREQFAGIDLQEGMTLYGQSEDGQTVQVTVKSFDDNEVVIDFNHPLAGKDLLFTVNVAEVREPTVNESLSGQVEQPGHEGCGCGTGCGC, via the coding sequence ATGAAAATTGAAGACAACAACGTAGTTTCCTTCAACTACGAAGTCAAAGACGCCAAGACCGGCGAAGTGGTCGATTCCAACATGGGACAGGCCCCGCTGAGTTTCATTACCGGAAAGAACCAGATCATCCCCGGCCTCGAAAACCAGATGAAAGGGATGGAAGCTGGCGAAAACGCCGACATCCTCGTCTCCGCGGCGGAAGCCTACGGCGAATACAACCCCGAAGCGGTCCAGACCATGCCCCGCGAGCAGTTCGCCGGCATCGACCTGCAGGAGGGCATGACCCTCTACGGACAGAGCGAAGACGGACAGACCGTCCAGGTGACCGTCAAGAGCTTCGACGACAACGAAGTGGTTATCGACTTCAACCATCCGTTGGCGGGCAAAGACCTGCTCTTCACCGTTAATGTGGCGGAAGTTCGCGAACCGACCGTCAACGAATCCCTCAGCGGTCAGGTCGAACAGCCGGGCCATGAAGGTTGCGGATGCGGCACGGGATGTGGCTGCTAA
- a CDS encoding tetratricopeptide repeat protein produces the protein MRRLLPALMMGAALFAAPPQEPSAFGAGNLDNPNPYGLSDDEKHILQNKQAIEALRKQLMKNQQIVQENRERIDGLQSILEGLGEKIRRYDETVKKVEDLNRSVDELALSQKQNFEQIRAVLQELGSMIDSINEKYVDKSRFEELEKAFLSFKNAYESFMKKGDLSGKSNAKIFAEAKSLFAKHRYDDAKLYFDHLIKNHYKPATSNYYLGEIAYREGRYKDAIAHYKKSASLYDKSAFMPTLLLHTGISLQRIGDKKQAKQFYESLIGLYPKGKAAKTAKKYLAKLK, from the coding sequence ATGAGACGACTACTTCCCGCCCTCATGATGGGTGCCGCCCTCTTCGCGGCGCCGCCCCAGGAGCCTTCGGCATTCGGGGCCGGCAACCTCGACAACCCCAACCCCTACGGCCTCAGTGACGACGAAAAGCACATTCTTCAGAACAAACAGGCGATTGAAGCGCTGCGGAAACAGCTGATGAAAAACCAGCAGATCGTCCAGGAGAATAGGGAACGCATCGACGGCCTTCAGAGCATTCTGGAGGGGCTGGGCGAAAAGATACGCCGATACGACGAAACCGTCAAAAAGGTGGAGGACCTCAACCGCTCCGTCGACGAGCTGGCCCTGAGCCAGAAGCAGAATTTCGAGCAGATCCGCGCCGTGCTGCAGGAGCTCGGGTCGATGATCGACTCCATCAACGAAAAGTATGTGGACAAGAGCCGGTTCGAGGAGCTGGAGAAGGCGTTCCTTTCCTTCAAGAACGCCTACGAATCCTTCATGAAGAAGGGGGACTTGAGCGGCAAGAGCAATGCGAAGATTTTCGCCGAGGCGAAAAGCCTTTTCGCCAAACACCGCTACGACGATGCGAAGCTCTATTTCGATCATCTCATCAAGAACCACTACAAACCGGCCACCTCCAACTACTATCTGGGGGAGATCGCCTACCGGGAGGGGCGCTACAAGGATGCCATCGCCCACTACAAAAAGAGTGCCTCGCTCTACGACAAGAGCGCCTTCATGCCGACGCTGCTGCTGCATACGGGCATCTCTTTGCAGCGCATCGGCGACAAGAAGCAGGCGAAGCAGTTCTATGAGTCGCTGATCGGGCTCTATCCCAAGGGCAAGGCGGCCAAAACGGCCAAAAAGTATCTTGCGAAATTGAAGTAA
- a CDS encoding OmpA family protein, which produces MKKSLMIAAVAAALLMSGCSQKEPEVDMTKQQTTEQGAQSADNGLDTIQGSTESSNMPTEMSRQQKAKELEAKAQKIYFDFDKYNIRPDQEPRVEYDGDLFTSDAAKDLTIKVEGNCDEWGTDEYNYALGLKRAKTVRDALALKGVDKDRMVLISYGESNPVCTEHTKECWAKNRRVEFELLP; this is translated from the coding sequence ATGAAAAAGAGTCTGATGATCGCGGCGGTCGCTGCGGCACTGCTGATGAGCGGGTGTTCCCAGAAGGAGCCCGAAGTCGACATGACCAAGCAGCAAACCACCGAGCAGGGCGCCCAGAGTGCCGACAACGGCCTCGATACGATCCAGGGAAGCACCGAATCGAGCAACATGCCCACGGAGATGAGCCGCCAGCAGAAGGCGAAAGAGCTGGAGGCGAAAGCCCAGAAGATCTATTTCGACTTCGACAAGTACAACATCCGCCCTGACCAGGAGCCCCGCGTGGAATATGACGGCGACCTCTTCACCTCCGATGCGGCGAAAGACCTGACCATCAAAGTCGAAGGTAACTGCGACGAATGGGGGACCGACGAGTACAACTACGCCCTGGGCCTCAAGCGTGCCAAAACCGTACGCGACGCCCTCGCGCTCAAAGGGGTCGACAAGGACCGCATGGTCCTCATCAGCTACGGCGAAAGCAATCCGGTCTGCACCGAACACACCAAAGAGTGCTGGGCCAAAAACCGACGTGTCGAATTCGAACTGCTTCCCTGA
- the tolB gene encoding Tol-Pal system protein TolB, whose amino-acid sequence MRTILILLMGVFLYASDATLEIVKSADNRPSIAIQDASEFGGDTVRQKIFRLVMGDLKVTAHFKVDDTYRTASYDAMVDPMLKSYNYLFRYRVREGEQQELYMDVRGYEMPQGSPIFERSYKVANRARYPFLIHQAVIDFNDALGMPSVRWMRRYVVLSEYDRPKEADIVIADYTLTYRKHVVSGGLNIFPKWADREQKGIYYTHIGLRPVLYYYNIYTGKRRKVAVSDGMLVCSDVSADGRRLLLTMSPDGQPDIYQYHLDTGMKERLTFYPGIDVSAQYIDGEKRIVFVSDRLGYPNIFAARIGSRAVQQLVYHGRNNNACSAHDHYIVYSSRESDNAFAANTFNLYLVSTESDYIRRLTASGVNQFPRFSRDGESVMYLKHYARQTAVGIIRLNYNEGFLFPLKGKKIQSIDW is encoded by the coding sequence GTGCGAACTATCTTGATACTTTTGATGGGGGTCTTCCTCTACGCCTCCGACGCTACCCTCGAAATCGTCAAATCGGCGGACAACCGCCCCTCCATCGCGATCCAGGACGCTTCGGAGTTCGGAGGCGACACGGTCCGTCAGAAAATTTTCCGTCTCGTCATGGGGGATTTGAAAGTGACCGCCCACTTCAAAGTGGATGACACCTACCGGACCGCCTCCTATGATGCCATGGTCGACCCGATGCTCAAATCCTACAACTACCTGTTCCGCTACCGGGTCAGAGAGGGGGAGCAGCAGGAGCTCTACATGGATGTCCGGGGGTACGAAATGCCCCAGGGGTCGCCGATCTTCGAACGGAGCTACAAGGTGGCCAACCGGGCGCGCTACCCCTTTCTGATCCATCAGGCGGTGATTGACTTCAACGATGCCCTGGGGATGCCGAGCGTGCGATGGATGCGCCGCTATGTGGTCCTCTCCGAATATGACCGCCCCAAAGAGGCCGATATTGTCATCGCCGACTACACGCTCACCTACCGCAAACATGTGGTCAGCGGCGGCCTCAACATCTTCCCCAAATGGGCGGACCGGGAACAGAAGGGGATCTACTACACCCATATCGGCCTGCGGCCGGTTCTCTACTACTACAATATCTATACCGGGAAGCGGCGCAAAGTGGCCGTTTCCGACGGCATGCTGGTCTGTTCCGACGTCAGTGCCGACGGGCGGAGATTGCTGCTGACCATGTCCCCCGACGGGCAGCCCGACATCTACCAGTACCATCTCGATACGGGTATGAAGGAGCGGCTGACCTTCTATCCGGGCATCGATGTCTCGGCCCAGTATATCGACGGCGAGAAGCGGATCGTCTTCGTCTCCGACCGTCTCGGCTACCCCAACATTTTCGCGGCACGCATCGGAAGCCGTGCCGTCCAGCAGCTGGTCTACCACGGCCGCAACAACAACGCCTGCAGCGCCCACGACCACTATATCGTCTACAGCAGCCGGGAGAGCGACAACGCTTTCGCCGCCAACACCTTCAACCTCTATCTCGTCTCCACCGAGAGCGACTATATCCGCCGGCTCACCGCCAGCGGTGTCAACCAGTTTCCCCGCTTCTCCAGAGACGGGGAGAGTGTGATGTACCTGAAACACTACGCCCGCCAGACGGCGGTGGGCATCATCCGCCTCAACTACAACGAAGGGTTCCTCTTCCCCCTTAAAGGTAAGAAGATCCAGTCCATCGATTGGTAA
- a CDS encoding TonB C-terminal domain-containing protein, with product MDRNNRFFIAGGLAAFLFYILLLFLLLLFFNSMQHAKHYVPKQTQSVEVSLMQLPPSRPKPKVPVAKKETKKEVKAKVPSVAKKAAPAPKHPVKAPPKAIASLFKGVKIKEPAQTRARRLANAPKIKYKPHAEKSEEPRKRAQELIKDINLSKPSITMRSRASGQGEVDAYMSELYKVLYGSWQPEALYAGSKATVRLSIEPDGTFSYRLLYPSDNQGFNESLIEYLDSLKRMKLPPHKKKRRLVIDVEFKAKE from the coding sequence ATGGATAGAAACAACCGCTTTTTCATCGCCGGGGGGCTGGCCGCCTTCCTCTTCTACATTCTGCTGCTTTTTCTGCTGCTGCTCTTTTTCAACAGTATGCAGCATGCCAAACACTATGTCCCCAAGCAGACCCAGTCGGTGGAAGTCTCCCTGATGCAGCTGCCCCCCAGCCGTCCGAAGCCCAAAGTGCCGGTGGCAAAAAAAGAGACCAAAAAAGAGGTGAAAGCCAAAGTCCCTTCCGTGGCAAAGAAGGCGGCCCCCGCCCCCAAACATCCCGTTAAAGCGCCGCCCAAGGCGATTGCCTCCCTTTTCAAGGGGGTCAAGATCAAGGAGCCGGCCCAGACACGTGCCAGGCGCCTCGCCAACGCGCCGAAGATCAAATACAAACCCCATGCCGAAAAGAGCGAAGAGCCGAGAAAGCGGGCGCAGGAGCTCATCAAAGACATCAACCTGAGCAAACCTTCCATCACGATGCGCTCCCGCGCCTCGGGCCAGGGGGAGGTGGACGCCTACATGAGCGAACTCTACAAGGTGCTCTACGGCTCCTGGCAGCCCGAAGCGCTCTACGCCGGCTCCAAGGCGACGGTGCGCCTGAGTATCGAACCTGACGGGACATTTTCCTACCGTCTTCTATATCCGTCGGATAATCAAGGCTTCAACGAGAGCCTGATAGAATACCTCGACAGCCTGAAGCGGATGAAACTTCCGCCCCACAAAAAGAAGCGGCGTCTCGTGATCGACGTCGAATTCAAAGCCAAAGAGTAG
- a CDS encoding biopolymer transporter ExbD — MTMRYDWDEKPDLNITPLVDIMLVLMAILMVTAPTIIYEENITLPQGSKTKTLQKVKSIQLSMDAKGVIRFQKEKFDKLSFPDRFLLKTQSLDKSIPVYIRADERLPYKDVMFLLKTVKEAGFTKVSLVTNG, encoded by the coding sequence ATGACGATGCGCTACGACTGGGACGAAAAACCCGATCTCAATATCACCCCCCTTGTCGATATTATGCTGGTTCTGATGGCCATTCTGATGGTCACGGCACCCACCATCATCTATGAAGAGAACATCACCCTTCCCCAGGGCTCGAAAACCAAAACCCTGCAGAAGGTCAAGTCGATCCAGCTGAGTATGGATGCCAAAGGGGTGATCCGTTTTCAGAAAGAGAAGTTCGACAAGCTCTCCTTTCCCGACCGTTTCCTCTTGAAGACCCAGTCGCTGGACAAATCGATTCCGGTCTACATCCGCGCCGACGAGAGGCTCCCCTACAAAGATGTGATGTTTCTTCTCAAAACGGTGAAGGAGGCGGGTTTCACGAAGGTCTCTCTGGTCACCAATGGATAG
- a CDS encoding MotA/TolQ/ExbB proton channel family protein: MIDIIVGYLHRSSPITIVVLGLLSFYLFITVWTFVYRYLVLSRWLAKESDSLQKMHMGAGSVTHASILKSCIKKAPDISARMLEMCEFAATKEATKGLTLLSMIASTSPFIGLFGTVISILEAFAGLGIQKSATLSVVAPAISEALVATAAGIFVAVFAYSFHLLLKRRAYDLTTVIAMQKDMLLANAHGK, translated from the coding sequence ATGATCGACATCATCGTCGGTTACCTCCACCGAAGCAGTCCCATCACGATCGTTGTGCTGGGCCTGCTCTCCTTCTATCTCTTCATCACCGTTTGGACCTTCGTTTACCGCTATCTTGTGCTTTCACGGTGGCTCGCCAAAGAGAGTGACTCGCTTCAGAAGATGCATATGGGCGCTGGCAGCGTCACCCACGCTTCCATTCTCAAAAGCTGTATCAAAAAGGCGCCCGACATCAGCGCCCGCATGCTGGAGATGTGTGAATTTGCGGCGACGAAAGAGGCGACCAAGGGGTTGACACTCCTTTCGATGATCGCCAGCACCTCCCCCTTCATCGGGCTTTTCGGCACCGTGATCTCCATTCTGGAAGCCTTCGCCGGGCTGGGTATCCAAAAGAGCGCCACCCTCAGTGTCGTGGCACCCGCCATCAGCGAAGCGCTCGTCGCCACAGCCGCAGGTATTTTCGTGGCGGTGTTCGCCTACAGCTTTCACCTGCTGCTCAAGCGGAGAGCCTACGATCTGACCACCGTTATCGCCATGCAGAAGGATATGCTTCTGGCCAACGCCCATGGTAAATGA
- the atpC gene encoding ATP synthase F1 subunit epsilon, protein METMKLEIVTPVGEIFNGEVKSATFPGVEGEFGVLPEHASLVSLLEAGVIEIEKVDGSKESIVIDSGYVKVDENKTLVVVEGAVPIIGETESEIAKAIKEAKELVQKASNSDFAIANVEAKVETAAKTRF, encoded by the coding sequence ATGGAAACAATGAAACTTGAAATCGTGACGCCGGTCGGCGAAATCTTCAACGGTGAAGTGAAGTCGGCGACCTTCCCGGGTGTCGAGGGTGAATTCGGCGTACTGCCCGAGCACGCTTCCCTGGTCTCCCTGCTGGAGGCGGGTGTCATTGAAATCGAAAAGGTCGACGGCTCCAAAGAGTCGATCGTCATCGATTCGGGGTATGTCAAGGTCGACGAAAACAAGACCCTTGTCGTCGTCGAAGGCGCCGTTCCGATCATCGGCGAGACGGAGAGTGAAATCGCCAAGGCGATCAAAGAGGCCAAAGAGCTGGTCCAGAAAGCCAGCAACTCCGACTTCGCCATCGCCAACGTCGAAGCGAAAGTGGAAACCGCAGCCAAAACAAGATTTTAA
- the atpD gene encoding F0F1 ATP synthase subunit beta, with the protein MSGKTGKIVQVIGPVVDVDFEDYLPAINEALTVDYELEGEKKHLVLEVASHIGDHRVRTIAMDMSEGLVRGMDVVATGDAIKVPVGEEVLGRIFNVIGDTIDEGEPLKAKTYWSIHRDPPPFEDQSTKQEIFETGIKVVDLLAPYAKGGKVGLFGGAGVGKTVIIMELIHNVAFKHSGYSVFAGVGERTREGNDLYNEMKESNVLDKVALCYGQMNEPPGARNRIALTGLTMAEYFRDEMGLDVLMFIDNIFRYAQAGSEMSALLGRIPSAVGYQPTLASEMGRLQERITSTTKGSITSVQAVYVPADDLTDPAPASVFAHLDATTVLNRKIAEKGIYPAVDPLDSTSRMLDPVIIGEEHYQVARGVQSVLQKYKDLQDIIAILGMDELSEEDKKTVERARKIERFLSQPFFVAEVFTGSPGKYVTLEETIKGFKGLLEGEYDDLPEAAFYMVGSMDEAIEKAEKLKAKAS; encoded by the coding sequence ATGTCAGGTAAGACAGGTAAAATTGTACAGGTCATCGGGCCGGTCGTCGACGTCGATTTCGAAGACTATCTGCCGGCGATCAACGAAGCGCTTACAGTCGACTACGAACTGGAAGGCGAAAAGAAACACCTGGTCCTCGAAGTGGCCAGCCACATCGGCGACCACCGGGTACGGACCATCGCCATGGATATGAGCGAAGGGCTCGTTCGCGGCATGGATGTCGTCGCCACCGGTGACGCTATCAAAGTCCCCGTCGGCGAAGAGGTACTGGGACGTATCTTCAACGTCATCGGCGACACGATCGACGAAGGGGAGCCCCTGAAGGCGAAAACCTACTGGAGCATCCACCGCGATCCCCCGCCGTTCGAAGACCAGAGCACGAAGCAGGAGATCTTCGAAACCGGTATCAAGGTTGTCGACCTGCTGGCGCCTTATGCGAAGGGTGGTAAAGTCGGCCTCTTCGGCGGCGCCGGCGTCGGCAAGACCGTCATCATCATGGAACTGATTCACAACGTCGCCTTCAAACACAGCGGTTACTCCGTATTCGCGGGCGTCGGTGAGCGGACCCGTGAGGGTAACGACCTCTACAACGAAATGAAAGAGTCCAACGTTCTGGACAAAGTCGCCCTCTGCTATGGCCAGATGAACGAGCCTCCGGGAGCACGTAACCGTATCGCCCTGACCGGTCTGACGATGGCCGAGTATTTCCGTGACGAAATGGGCCTGGACGTCCTGATGTTCATCGACAACATCTTCCGTTACGCCCAGGCCGGTTCCGAAATGTCGGCGCTGCTGGGTCGGATTCCTTCCGCGGTCGGCTACCAACCGACACTGGCGAGTGAAATGGGACGCCTGCAGGAGCGTATCACCTCGACGACCAAAGGTTCCATCACCTCCGTCCAGGCGGTCTACGTACCGGCGGACGACCTGACCGACCCCGCGCCGGCATCGGTCTTCGCTCACCTGGATGCCACGACGGTCCTGAACCGTAAGATCGCCGAAAAGGGTATCTACCCCGCCGTCGATCCCCTCGACTCCACGAGCCGTATGCTCGACCCGGTCATCATCGGTGAGGAGCACTACCAGGTCGCCCGCGGCGTTCAGAGCGTATTGCAGAAGTACAAAGACCTGCAGGACATCATCGCGATCCTGGGTATGGACGAACTGAGCGAAGAGGACAAGAAGACGGTCGAACGCGCACGGAAAATCGAGCGCTTCCTCTCCCAGCCCTTCTTCGTCGCGGAAGTCTTTACCGGAAGTCCCGGAAAGTATGTCACGCTGGAAGAGACCATCAAGGGATTCAAGGGCCTTCTCGAAGGCGAGTACGACGACCTTCCCGAAGCGGCCTTCTACATGGTCGGAAGCATGGACGAGGCGATCGAAAAGGCCGAAAAACTGAAAGCCAAAGCGTCGTAA
- the atpG gene encoding ATP synthase F1 subunit gamma produces the protein MANLKEIKLQINSVKGTQKTTRAMKLVSQAKLKRAEELAKRSRVYAVKLDELVSEIAYEINQSKVGGSDSRFVQADLPVRTADIICITADKGLCGGFNVSTIKQVLKLLKEYREQKVAVRLRVVGRKAIDFLKYNGIEMNDEVIGLSASPDYKKAAEFMDQSLMDFAQGVTDRVILVYNGFKNMLTQELRVQQLLPVDISTVEPRELKSSIEYEPEEQEDLLNTLLRKYAEYSMYYGLLDSLAAEHSARMQAMDNATKNASERVNELTIAYNKARQESITTELIEIISGMEALK, from the coding sequence ATGGCAAACTTGAAAGAGATTAAGCTTCAGATCAACAGTGTCAAGGGCACCCAGAAGACGACACGTGCGATGAAGCTTGTTTCGCAGGCGAAGCTGAAGAGGGCCGAAGAGCTGGCGAAACGCTCCCGCGTCTACGCCGTCAAGCTCGACGAGCTCGTCAGTGAAATCGCCTACGAAATCAATCAGAGCAAAGTGGGAGGCTCCGACAGCCGGTTCGTTCAGGCGGACCTGCCGGTCCGCACCGCCGACATCATCTGTATCACGGCCGACAAAGGGCTGTGCGGCGGTTTCAATGTCTCCACCATCAAACAGGTTCTGAAGCTTCTGAAAGAGTACCGCGAGCAGAAGGTCGCCGTCCGTCTTCGCGTCGTCGGACGCAAAGCGATCGACTTCCTGAAGTACAACGGCATCGAGATGAACGACGAAGTGATCGGCCTGAGCGCGTCGCCCGACTATAAAAAAGCAGCCGAATTCATGGACCAGTCCCTGATGGATTTCGCACAGGGCGTCACCGACCGCGTCATCCTCGTCTACAACGGCTTCAAGAACATGCTGACCCAGGAACTCCGGGTCCAGCAGCTTCTGCCGGTCGACATCTCCACCGTCGAACCCAGGGAGCTGAAGTCGAGCATCGAGTACGAGCCCGAAGAGCAGGAAGACCTGCTCAACACGCTGCTTCGCAAATATGCGGAGTACAGTATGTACTACGGGCTGCTGGACTCCCTCGCGGCCGAGCACAGCGCGCGGATGCAGGCGATGGACAATGCGACGAAAAACGCCTCAGAGCGTGTCAACGAGCTGACCATCGCCTATAACAAAGCACGTCAAGAATCTATCACTACCGAGCTGATTGAAATCATCAGCGGTATGGAAGCACTGAAATAA
- the atpA gene encoding F0F1 ATP synthase subunit alpha, with protein MSKLKADEISSIIKERIENFELSVDIDETGKVVSVADGIAQVFGLNNVMAGEMVEFEDGEKGMVLNLEESSVGIVILGKGVNVREGMSVKRLGQLLKVPVGKEIVGRVVNALGEPIDGKGPIEAKEYRFVEEKAPGIMARKSVHEPLQTGIKAIDALVPIGRGQRELIIGDRQTGKTTVAVDSIISQKGQGVICIYVAVGQKQSTVASIVRKLEEHGAMDYTIVVNAGASESAALQFLAPYAGVTMGEYFRDNGQHALIVYDDLSKHAVAYREMSLILRRPPGREAFPGDVFYLHSRLLERAAKLSDDLGAGSLTALPIIETQAGDVSAYIPTNVISITDGQIFLETNLFNSGIRPAINVGISVSRVGGAAQIKAMKQVSGTLRLDLAQYRELEAFAQFASDLDDATRAQLERGARMVEVLKQPPYSPLPVEKQILIIYAGANGYLDDIPVSAVTKFEAELYPFVEANYPEVFEQLREKKKIDDEVEALMKKALEEFKTSFSA; from the coding sequence GTGTCTAAACTGAAAGCAGATGAAATCAGCTCGATCATTAAAGAGCGGATCGAGAATTTCGAACTGAGCGTCGATATCGACGAAACCGGCAAAGTTGTCAGCGTTGCTGACGGAATCGCGCAGGTCTTCGGACTCAACAACGTCATGGCTGGCGAAATGGTCGAGTTCGAAGACGGTGAAAAGGGGATGGTCCTGAACCTGGAGGAGTCCAGCGTCGGTATCGTCATCCTGGGAAAAGGGGTCAACGTCCGGGAAGGGATGAGCGTCAAGCGCTTGGGACAGCTCCTGAAAGTGCCCGTTGGCAAAGAGATCGTTGGACGCGTCGTCAACGCCCTCGGTGAGCCGATCGACGGCAAAGGGCCCATCGAAGCGAAAGAGTACCGCTTCGTCGAAGAGAAGGCGCCCGGCATCATGGCCCGTAAATCGGTCCATGAACCGCTCCAGACCGGTATCAAGGCGATCGACGCGCTCGTGCCGATCGGACGGGGCCAGCGGGAGCTGATCATCGGTGACCGCCAGACCGGTAAGACTACCGTCGCCGTCGACTCCATCATCAGCCAGAAAGGGCAGGGTGTCATCTGTATCTACGTCGCCGTTGGACAGAAGCAGTCCACCGTCGCCTCCATCGTCCGCAAACTTGAAGAGCACGGCGCCATGGACTACACCATCGTCGTCAACGCCGGTGCGTCCGAATCTGCGGCGCTCCAGTTCCTGGCACCTTACGCCGGTGTCACGATGGGTGAATATTTCCGCGACAACGGTCAGCATGCCCTGATCGTCTACGACGACCTCTCCAAACACGCCGTCGCCTACCGCGAAATGTCTCTGATTCTGCGTCGCCCTCCGGGTCGCGAAGCCTTCCCCGGCGACGTCTTCTACCTCCACTCCCGCCTGCTCGAGCGTGCGGCGAAACTGAGCGATGACCTGGGTGCCGGTTCACTGACCGCGCTGCCCATCATCGAAACCCAGGCCGGTGACGTATCCGCCTACATTCCGACCAACGTCATCTCCATTACCGACGGACAGATCTTCCTGGAGACCAACCTTTTCAACAGCGGTATCCGCCCGGCGATCAACGTCGGTATCTCCGTCTCCCGTGTCGGTGGTGCCGCCCAGATCAAAGCGATGAAGCAGGTCTCCGGTACGCTTCGCCTCGACCTTGCCCAGTATCGCGAGCTCGAAGCCTTCGCCCAGTTCGCGAGCGACCTGGACGATGCGACCCGTGCCCAGCTCGAGCGCGGTGCGCGGATGGTGGAAGTGCTGAAGCAGCCTCCCTACAGCCCGCTGCCCGTCGAGAAGCAGATTCTCATCATCTACGCGGGTGCCAACGGCTACCTTGACGACATTCCGGTATCCGCCGTCACCAAATTCGAAGCGGAGCTCTATCCTTTCGTCGAAGCGAACTATCCGGAAGTCTTCGAACAGCTTCGTGAGAAGAAGAAGATCGACGACGAAGTCGAAGCGTTGATGAAAAAAGCTCTGGAAGAGTTCAAAACTTCGTTCAGCGCCTAA
- a CDS encoding F0F1 ATP synthase subunit delta translates to MKALIAKRYVKALIEALGEKKIGEAEEKLSAMAKAFEDPRFKEIIASPEVSKSQREEFLLSMLGEKADKNLVNFVKTLGIHNRFDLIPEIALLLQKEIQRRANRYEGVVESRKPLDKKLLSELESSLSKYVDATVVLHPVKSERDGIKVTVEDLGVEASFSKDRVASDMISHILKAL, encoded by the coding sequence ATGAAAGCACTCATAGCGAAACGATACGTCAAAGCCCTGATCGAGGCGTTGGGCGAGAAGAAGATCGGCGAGGCGGAAGAGAAGCTCTCCGCCATGGCGAAGGCTTTCGAAGACCCCCGGTTTAAAGAGATTATCGCATCGCCGGAGGTATCCAAAAGCCAGCGGGAAGAGTTTCTTCTGAGTATGCTGGGCGAAAAAGCGGACAAAAACCTCGTCAACTTCGTCAAGACCCTCGGCATCCACAACCGATTCGACCTGATCCCCGAAATCGCGCTTCTTCTCCAGAAGGAGATTCAACGGCGCGCCAACCGCTACGAAGGGGTCGTGGAGAGCAGGAAGCCGCTGGACAAGAAGCTGCTCTCGGAACTGGAGAGTTCCCTGTCAAAATATGTGGACGCCACGGTGGTCCTGCATCCGGTGAAGTCGGAGAGAGACGGCATCAAGGTGACGGTAGAGGATCTGGGCGTCGAAGCGAGCTTCTCCAAAGATCGCGTCGCGTCCGACATGATCAGCCACATTCTCAAAGCATTGTAA